A window from Leifsonia shinshuensis encodes these proteins:
- a CDS encoding glutamyl-tRNA reductase, which yields MLLCFSSSHRTADFDLLERLERHAPAITAALSEHSDIVSGSVVLATCNRFEAYLEIDEPLPAARAVSTEAVLDAVSSAAGIDPDTLRAASAVYSDHAVAEHLFAVTSGLESVVVGEGEIAGQVRRALESARAAGSVTSELERVFQVASRTSRGVKNRTGIMSAGRSMVRLALDLAESRVSDWSQTRVLLVGTGKYAGASLAALRDRGATDVRVYSPSGRAPKFARSHDILPVASDGLVDALAESDLVVTCSAVTDYVLTRSVLADALTRPGALERRLVIDLGLPRNVDPAVSELLGVELLDLETITLHAPLKELQAADDARSIVDAAAAEYRARTAEQAVTPALVALRKHVFDVLDAEIDRARGRGDGSEQTEAALRHLAGVLLHTPSVRARELARNGDASAFVDGVAALFGVDVEAEAASRPRLSAVDDESAAS from the coding sequence GTGCTTCTGTGCTTCTCGTCGAGTCACCGGACGGCGGACTTCGACCTCCTGGAACGGCTCGAGCGTCACGCTCCGGCCATCACCGCCGCACTCTCGGAGCACAGCGACATCGTCTCGGGCTCGGTCGTGCTCGCGACCTGCAACCGGTTCGAGGCCTACCTCGAGATCGACGAGCCGCTGCCCGCGGCCCGCGCCGTCTCGACCGAAGCCGTGCTGGACGCGGTGAGCAGCGCCGCCGGCATCGACCCGGACACCCTGCGCGCGGCGAGCGCCGTCTACAGCGACCACGCGGTCGCCGAGCACCTCTTCGCCGTGACCAGCGGGCTCGAGTCCGTCGTGGTGGGCGAGGGCGAGATCGCCGGCCAGGTGCGTCGCGCCCTCGAGTCGGCGCGCGCCGCCGGATCGGTGACCAGCGAGCTCGAGCGGGTGTTCCAGGTGGCCTCGCGCACGTCCCGCGGCGTGAAGAACCGTACAGGGATCATGTCGGCCGGCCGCTCGATGGTTCGGCTCGCGCTCGACCTCGCCGAGAGCCGCGTCAGCGACTGGTCGCAGACCCGGGTGCTCCTCGTCGGGACCGGCAAGTACGCGGGCGCCAGCCTGGCCGCCCTCCGCGACCGCGGAGCGACCGACGTGCGGGTGTACTCCCCCTCCGGCCGTGCGCCGAAGTTCGCCCGCTCGCACGACATCCTCCCCGTCGCCTCCGACGGCCTGGTGGATGCGCTCGCCGAGAGCGACCTCGTCGTCACCTGCTCGGCGGTCACCGACTACGTGCTGACCCGATCCGTCCTGGCCGACGCGCTCACCCGTCCGGGAGCGCTGGAGCGCCGCCTGGTCATCGACTTAGGGCTCCCCCGCAACGTCGACCCGGCCGTCTCCGAACTGCTCGGCGTCGAACTCCTCGACCTCGAGACCATCACGCTGCACGCGCCGCTCAAGGAGCTGCAGGCCGCCGACGACGCACGCAGCATCGTGGACGCCGCGGCCGCCGAGTACCGCGCGCGGACCGCGGAGCAGGCTGTCACGCCCGCCCTCGTCGCGCTGCGGAAGCACGTGTTCGACGTGCTGGACGCCGAGATCGATCGGGCGCGCGGCCGCGGCGACGGCAGCGAGCAGACCGAGGCGGCCCTGCGCCACCTCGCCGGCGTGCTGCTGCACACTCCGTCCGTCCGCGCCCGGGAGCTCGCCCGCAACGGCGACGCGTCCGCGTTCGTGGACGGCGTGGCCGCCCTCTTCGGCGTCGACGTCGAGGCCGAAGCCGCCTCCCGCCCCCGACTCTCCGCCGTGGACGACGAGTCCGCAGCATCCTGA
- the hemE gene encoding uroporphyrinogen decarboxylase, with protein sequence MTSLPPEHPLASGRTPNSPLVRAYQGDRPEVTPVWFMRQAGRSLPEYRELRVGTRMLDACLDPAMASEITLQPVRRHGVDAGIFFSDIVVPLKLAGVDVEIQPGKGPVFAQAVRTAEDVDRLTAVDPAALGADVFTPIQEAVRLTIAELDETPLIGFAGAPFTLAAYLVEGGPSKDHIRARTLMHADPEAWARLMAWTADISGAFLRAQVLAGASAAQLFDSWAGSLSLHDYVTHVAPASARALSHVRDLTYEVAGAAAEEGGVAEAEVRNVPLVHFGVGTGELLKAMHEAGADTVGVDYRIPLDEASRRLGHVVPVQGNVDPAMLDAPWPVLEAHVRDVLDRGREAPSHVLNLGHGVPPETDPAVLTRVVELVHGWRPE encoded by the coding sequence GTGACCTCCCTCCCACCCGAGCATCCCCTCGCCTCCGGGCGCACCCCGAACAGCCCGCTCGTCCGCGCCTACCAGGGCGACCGGCCGGAGGTGACCCCGGTCTGGTTCATGCGGCAGGCCGGGCGTTCGCTCCCCGAGTACCGCGAGCTGCGGGTCGGCACCCGCATGCTCGACGCCTGCCTCGATCCGGCGATGGCGAGCGAGATCACGCTGCAGCCGGTCCGCCGGCACGGGGTGGATGCGGGCATCTTCTTCAGCGACATCGTCGTGCCGCTGAAGCTCGCAGGCGTCGACGTGGAGATCCAGCCGGGCAAGGGCCCGGTCTTCGCGCAGGCCGTGCGCACGGCGGAGGACGTCGACCGGCTGACCGCCGTCGACCCCGCCGCCCTCGGCGCCGACGTCTTCACGCCCATCCAGGAGGCCGTGCGGCTGACCATCGCGGAGCTGGACGAGACGCCGCTCATCGGCTTCGCCGGAGCGCCGTTCACCCTGGCGGCGTACCTGGTCGAGGGTGGTCCGTCGAAGGACCACATCCGGGCTCGTACCCTCATGCACGCCGACCCGGAGGCGTGGGCGCGGCTCATGGCCTGGACGGCCGACATCTCGGGCGCCTTCCTGCGCGCCCAGGTGCTCGCCGGCGCCAGCGCGGCGCAGCTGTTCGACTCGTGGGCCGGATCCCTGTCGTTGCACGACTACGTCACGCATGTCGCGCCTGCGTCCGCGCGGGCCCTGTCGCACGTGCGCGACCTCACCTACGAGGTGGCCGGCGCCGCTGCGGAGGAGGGCGGCGTCGCCGAGGCCGAGGTTCGGAACGTGCCGCTGGTGCACTTCGGCGTCGGGACCGGAGAGCTGCTGAAGGCGATGCACGAGGCCGGGGCCGACACCGTCGGTGTCGACTACCGCATCCCGCTCGACGAGGCCAGCCGGCGGCTGGGTCATGTCGTTCCGGTGCAGGGCAACGTCGACCCGGCGATGCTCGACGCCCCCTGGCCGGTGCTCGAGGCCCACGTCCGCGACGTGCTCGACCGCGGACGCGAGGCCCCGTCGCACGTGCTCAACCTCGGCCACGGCGTGCCGCCGGAGACCGACCCGGCCGTGCTGACCCGGGTCGTCGAGCTGGTCCACGGGTGGCGCCCGGAATGA
- the hemG gene encoding protoporphyrinogen oxidase, producing MPDLPGDGPVTEDEVGEELRHVVEAPPTRIVVVGGGVAGLVVARECARPGFEVALLEASGRVGGSVAPLSLGGMVVDAGAESFATRGGHVAELLHDLGLDDDVVQPNPSGAWVRHGSRSVPLPKAGLLGIPSSPLATDVAAAIGWGGAFRAYLDRLMPVLKIGQERSLGTLVRKRMGRKVLDLLVAPVATGVYSASPDDLDIDVVAPGLNAALTRLGSLSGAVGELRSASKAGSAVGGIRGGMWRLPEALVADIEARGGIVRTDSPVASIRPWSVAPEAEAADVSEDAEARPARWLLTLRDGTQLPADAVVLASPADASLELLAGLGDELAALRALDWPPASSVELVTLVIDDARLATSPVGTGVLVADVPGTDVRAKAMTHSSAKWAWVAEAAGPGRHVVRLSYGRAGRTDGTSTLSDAELRAIAIADAARLLNIPFAESAVRAFARTPWTNALPYATVGQRERIERVRSEVDGVEGLEVTGSWLTGTGLASVIPDARRTAERARGLRWKALTEALQADGGTEHGPTDTE from the coding sequence GTGCCCGATCTCCCGGGCGACGGCCCGGTGACCGAGGACGAGGTCGGCGAGGAGCTCCGCCATGTGGTGGAGGCGCCGCCGACGCGCATCGTCGTGGTCGGCGGGGGAGTGGCGGGTCTGGTGGTCGCGCGCGAGTGCGCACGTCCCGGGTTCGAGGTCGCGCTGCTGGAGGCGTCGGGCCGGGTCGGCGGCAGCGTCGCACCTCTGTCCCTCGGTGGGATGGTCGTGGACGCGGGCGCGGAGAGCTTCGCCACCCGCGGCGGTCACGTCGCCGAGCTGCTGCACGACCTCGGCCTGGACGACGACGTTGTCCAGCCGAACCCGTCTGGCGCCTGGGTGCGTCACGGCTCGCGCTCCGTCCCGCTTCCCAAGGCCGGACTGCTCGGCATCCCGAGTTCCCCGCTCGCGACGGATGTCGCGGCGGCGATCGGGTGGGGCGGCGCGTTCCGCGCGTACCTCGACCGGCTCATGCCGGTGCTCAAGATCGGGCAGGAGCGGAGTCTCGGCACCCTCGTGCGCAAGCGGATGGGACGGAAGGTCCTCGACCTGCTGGTCGCCCCGGTCGCGACCGGCGTGTACTCGGCATCGCCCGACGACCTCGACATCGACGTGGTCGCACCCGGCCTGAATGCGGCGCTGACCCGGCTCGGCTCGCTCTCGGGAGCGGTCGGTGAGCTGCGGTCCGCCTCCAAGGCCGGAAGCGCGGTCGGCGGCATCCGGGGTGGGATGTGGCGGCTGCCGGAGGCGCTCGTCGCCGACATCGAGGCGCGGGGCGGGATCGTGAGGACGGACTCGCCGGTCGCCTCCATCCGCCCGTGGAGCGTCGCGCCGGAGGCTGAGGCAGCAGACGTCAGCGAGGATGCCGAGGCGCGCCCCGCGCGCTGGCTCCTCACCCTGCGCGACGGCACGCAGCTTCCGGCCGACGCCGTGGTGCTCGCCTCACCGGCCGACGCCTCGCTGGAGCTGCTCGCCGGGCTCGGGGATGAGCTCGCCGCACTGCGCGCGCTCGACTGGCCCCCCGCGTCGAGCGTCGAGCTCGTGACCCTTGTCATCGACGACGCCCGGCTCGCGACAAGCCCGGTCGGCACGGGGGTGCTCGTGGCGGACGTTCCGGGCACGGACGTCCGCGCCAAGGCCATGACGCACTCCAGCGCGAAGTGGGCCTGGGTCGCGGAGGCCGCCGGCCCCGGCCGCCACGTGGTGCGCCTCTCCTACGGCCGCGCCGGACGCACCGACGGGACGTCGACCCTGTCGGACGCCGAACTCCGGGCGATCGCCATCGCCGACGCGGCGCGGCTGCTCAATATTCCGTTCGCGGAATCCGCCGTTAGGGCATTCGCCCGCACCCCCTGGACGAACGCCCTGCCGTATGCGACAGTGGGGCAGCGGGAACGCATCGAGCGCGTCCGCTCCGAGGTCGACGGCGTCGAGGGTCTCGAGGTCACCGGGTCCTGGCTGACCGGAACGGGCCTCGCCTCCGTCATCCCGGATGCTCGCCGCACGGCCGAGCGGGCACGAGGTCTACGGTGGAAAGCCCTGACGGAGGCCTTGCAGGCCGACGGCGGGACGGAACACGGACCGACGGACACGGAATAG
- a CDS encoding phage holin family protein, translated as MTDPVRPESARTKSLGQLVSDLPRQLVGLLKAELAHLKAEFAEKAKYAGVGIGLLIGAALLAFYALGALIAAAILGIAVALPAWAAALIVFGALIVIAVVLALIGIRSFKKMDGLAPSQTIDSIKEDADALKGLGKYDN; from the coding sequence ATGACCGACCCGGTACGGCCCGAGAGTGCGCGCACGAAGTCTCTGGGGCAGCTGGTCTCCGACCTGCCGCGACAGCTCGTCGGGCTGCTGAAGGCGGAGCTCGCCCATCTGAAGGCGGAGTTCGCCGAGAAGGCCAAATATGCCGGGGTCGGCATAGGGCTGCTCATCGGTGCCGCGCTGCTCGCGTTCTACGCGCTCGGCGCGCTGATCGCCGCGGCCATCCTGGGGATCGCGGTCGCGCTCCCCGCGTGGGCGGCCGCGCTGATCGTGTTCGGCGCGCTGATTGTGATCGCCGTCGTGCTCGCGCTCATCGGCATCCGCTCGTTCAAGAAGATGGACGGCCTTGCTCCGTCGCAGACCATCGACAGCATCAAAGAGGACGCGGACGCGCTGAAGGGGCTGGGCAAGTATGACAACTGA
- a CDS encoding DUF3618 domain-containing protein → MTTDRSDVDRARAELAATVDAIEYKLNVPKRASERIQRLRKDNPAALAGLAVGAAVAVAGAVWGIVVLVRR, encoded by the coding sequence ATGACAACTGACCGCAGCGACGTCGACCGGGCGCGCGCCGAGCTGGCCGCGACCGTGGACGCGATCGAGTACAAGCTGAACGTGCCCAAGCGGGCGAGCGAGCGCATCCAGCGCCTCCGCAAGGACAACCCGGCCGCTCTCGCGGGGCTCGCGGTCGGAGCCGCTGTCGCGGTGGCGGGCGCGGTCTGGGGCATCGTGGTCCTCGTCCGACGGTGA
- the hemQ gene encoding hydrogen peroxide-dependent heme synthase gives MSTPAAVPAESSAPDTPDENPTGFTLWAVLRRDPARPDDLDGTDVPTFVDELEGVIADIELQGVTTRGLYDVSGLRADADLMIWLHGPEAETLQWGLRQLRRTRLLKSLLPTWNAMGVHRDAEFNKSHVPGFLRSKEARNWLCVYPFVRSYEWYLLPDEERGKMLAEHGRKGAAFRSVLANTVASFALGDYEWILPMEADELTDLVDMMRELRYTEARRHVREEVPFFTGRRIEAAEVVEVLQ, from the coding sequence ATGAGTACCCCGGCTGCCGTTCCGGCAGAGTCGTCCGCCCCCGACACCCCCGACGAGAACCCGACCGGCTTCACCCTCTGGGCCGTGCTGCGCCGTGACCCGGCGCGCCCCGACGACCTCGACGGCACGGATGTGCCGACCTTCGTCGACGAGCTCGAAGGCGTCATCGCCGACATCGAGCTGCAGGGGGTGACCACTCGCGGGCTCTACGACGTCTCCGGTCTCCGCGCCGACGCCGATCTGATGATCTGGCTGCACGGTCCCGAGGCCGAGACCCTGCAGTGGGGACTCCGTCAGCTGCGCCGCACGCGCCTCCTGAAGAGCCTGCTCCCGACGTGGAACGCGATGGGCGTGCACCGCGACGCCGAGTTCAACAAGTCCCACGTCCCCGGCTTCCTCCGCAGCAAGGAGGCGCGCAACTGGCTGTGCGTCTACCCCTTCGTGCGCAGCTATGAGTGGTACCTGCTGCCCGACGAGGAGCGCGGCAAGATGCTCGCCGAGCACGGCAGGAAGGGCGCCGCGTTCCGCTCGGTGCTCGCCAACACGGTCGCCTCGTTCGCCCTCGGCGACTACGAGTGGATCCTGCCGATGGAGGCCGACGAGCTCACCGACCTCGTCGACATGATGCGCGAGCTCCGCTACACGGAGGCCCGCCGCCACGTGCGCGAAGAGGTCCCGTTCTTCACCGGCCGCCGCATCGAGGCGGCCGAGGTCGTGGAGGTCCTCCAGTGA
- a CDS encoding ferrochelatase, which produces MTDAQTPDAQPTQRVLGATPAAASGPEHVTEPTAYDAILLAGFGGPEGQDDVIPFLRNVTRGRGIPEERLEEVAHHYRHFGGVSPINDQNRELKAALEGELAERGIDLPVLWGNRNWDPYLADALREADERGFTKLIAIATSAYSSYSSCRQYREDFAAALESTGLEGRIQIDKVRQFFDHPGFVEPFIEGVRTAIDELQQKLPGLDPATEVRILYSTHSIPSTDAAKSGPASRGFGEGGAYAAQHLAVAEVVTQAATGGTVEWDLVYQSRSGPPSMPWLEPDINDRIAELPALGVKAVVIVPLGFVSDHMEVLWDLDNEAMETSDENGLVAVRVPTPGTHHAYVKGLVDLVLERRDAVPADQRPAVTALGPWYDVCRPGCCENVRLGFKPAAAGLAP; this is translated from the coding sequence GTGACCGACGCGCAGACCCCTGACGCCCAGCCCACCCAGCGGGTGCTGGGCGCCACCCCCGCGGCGGCATCCGGCCCGGAGCACGTCACCGAGCCGACCGCCTACGACGCCATCCTGCTCGCGGGATTCGGCGGCCCGGAGGGCCAGGACGACGTCATCCCGTTCCTCCGAAACGTCACCCGCGGGCGCGGCATCCCGGAGGAGCGCCTGGAGGAGGTCGCGCACCACTACCGCCACTTCGGCGGCGTGAGCCCGATCAACGACCAGAACCGCGAGCTGAAGGCGGCCCTGGAGGGGGAGCTCGCCGAGCGCGGCATCGACCTGCCGGTGCTCTGGGGCAACCGCAACTGGGACCCGTACCTGGCGGACGCCCTGCGTGAGGCCGACGAGCGCGGGTTCACCAAGCTCATCGCCATCGCGACCAGCGCCTACTCGTCCTACTCGAGCTGCCGCCAGTACCGCGAGGACTTCGCGGCCGCGCTGGAGTCGACGGGCCTGGAGGGGCGCATCCAGATCGACAAGGTGCGCCAGTTCTTCGACCACCCGGGCTTCGTGGAGCCGTTCATCGAGGGCGTCCGCACAGCGATCGACGAGCTGCAGCAGAAGCTGCCGGGCCTCGACCCCGCGACCGAGGTGCGCATCCTGTACTCGACGCACTCCATCCCCTCCACCGACGCGGCCAAGTCCGGACCCGCGTCGCGCGGCTTCGGCGAGGGCGGCGCGTACGCCGCGCAGCACCTCGCGGTCGCCGAGGTCGTCACGCAGGCCGCGACCGGCGGCACCGTCGAGTGGGATCTGGTCTACCAGTCCCGCTCCGGCCCGCCGTCGATGCCGTGGCTGGAGCCCGACATCAACGACCGGATCGCCGAGCTTCCCGCGCTGGGCGTGAAGGCCGTCGTCATCGTGCCGCTCGGCTTCGTGAGCGACCACATGGAGGTGCTCTGGGACCTCGACAACGAGGCCATGGAGACCAGCGACGAGAACGGCCTGGTCGCCGTCCGCGTCCCGACCCCCGGCACCCACCACGCCTACGTGAAGGGCCTCGTCGACCTGGTGCTGGAGCGGCGCGACGCCGTCCCGGCCGACCAGCGCCCGGCCGTCACCGCGCTCGGCCCCTGGTACGACGTGTGCCGTCCGGGATGCTGCGAGAACGTCCGGCTCGGCTTCAAGCCGGCCGCTGCGGGACTGGCGCCGTGA
- the hemC gene encoding hydroxymethylbilane synthase — MTGTVTRVDGAAERRDGVLRIGTRGSALAVAQTTAVAQSIARATGADVELVTVTTQGDTSRESLAQLGGTGVFATALRDALSAGHVDLVVHSLKDLPTAPAPGLVIGAIPKRADARDTLCARDGLTLETLPEGARVGTGSPRRVAQLKAQRPDLDIVDLRGNVDTRLGMVASGELDAVVLAAAGLSRLGRLDAVTDYFSLSLMPTAPGQGALALEVRAGDEKGRGPIARALSAVDHVTSHASVVAERIVLAGLEAGCAAPIGATALVDDGLLFLTATVYRPDGSEHLTASHAATPDSLGAAHLVEAAHDVGDRVVAELLGAGAADLAPLGSSR; from the coding sequence GTGACCGGGACCGTGACGAGGGTCGACGGCGCGGCCGAGCGCCGCGACGGCGTGCTGCGCATCGGCACGCGCGGCAGCGCCCTGGCGGTCGCGCAGACGACCGCGGTCGCCCAGTCGATCGCCCGTGCCACGGGCGCCGACGTCGAGCTCGTCACGGTGACGACGCAGGGCGACACCTCGCGGGAATCGCTGGCGCAGCTGGGCGGCACCGGGGTGTTCGCGACGGCGTTGCGGGATGCGCTGAGCGCCGGGCACGTGGACCTGGTCGTGCACTCGCTCAAGGACCTGCCGACCGCGCCCGCTCCCGGGCTCGTGATCGGCGCCATCCCGAAGCGTGCGGACGCGCGCGACACCCTGTGCGCCCGGGACGGCCTCACGCTGGAGACGCTCCCGGAGGGAGCACGCGTCGGCACGGGATCTCCGCGTCGCGTCGCCCAGCTCAAGGCGCAGCGCCCGGACCTCGACATCGTGGACCTCCGCGGCAACGTCGACACCCGCCTCGGGATGGTCGCGTCCGGTGAGCTGGACGCGGTGGTGCTCGCCGCCGCCGGTCTCAGCCGGCTGGGCCGCCTCGACGCGGTGACCGACTACTTCTCGCTGTCGCTCATGCCGACCGCACCCGGCCAGGGCGCCCTCGCCCTCGAAGTGCGCGCCGGGGATGAGAAGGGCCGCGGCCCGATCGCCCGGGCCCTCTCGGCGGTCGACCACGTCACGAGCCACGCCTCGGTCGTCGCCGAGCGGATCGTGCTCGCCGGACTCGAGGCAGGATGCGCCGCCCCGATCGGCGCCACCGCGCTCGTCGACGACGGCCTCCTCTTCCTCACCGCGACCGTGTACCGGCCCGACGGCTCCGAGCACCTGACCGCCTCCCATGCCGCGACGCCCGACTCGCTCGGCGCCGCCCACCTCGTCGAGGCCGCCCACGACGTCGGCGATCGCGTCGTCGCCGAGCTGCTCGGCGCGGGCGCCGCCGACCTGGCGCCGCTGGGGAGCTCGCGATGA
- a CDS encoding uroporphyrinogen-III synthase, whose product MTNTAPTPKPLAGWRVLVPRGGPWGDSVAADLRSKGASPVVAAMINFAPTADAPALEAALARLANGEFDWMTVTSATTVDVLSSQRAVVPPSTRVAAVGETTAAALAAAGYHVDLVPSEDNSARGLLAEWEAATQGAFPLRVLTLRSEIAKPLLTEGLRRIGHDVESVVAYRTVGVPVPENVVTEVRDGLFQAILVTSGSVAEQVQQQLGPVPESTLIAAIGPQTARDARAFGLRVDVIAAERTAASLIDAVVQVALSRAVDTSDDEY is encoded by the coding sequence ATGACGAACACGGCTCCCACCCCGAAGCCGCTCGCCGGCTGGCGCGTGCTCGTGCCGCGCGGCGGTCCGTGGGGCGACTCCGTCGCCGCCGACCTGCGGTCGAAGGGCGCCTCCCCGGTCGTCGCCGCGATGATCAACTTCGCGCCGACGGCGGACGCGCCGGCCCTGGAGGCCGCCCTCGCCCGGCTCGCGAACGGCGAGTTCGACTGGATGACCGTCACGAGCGCGACCACGGTCGACGTCCTCAGCTCGCAGCGCGCGGTGGTGCCGCCGAGCACCCGCGTCGCCGCCGTCGGCGAGACGACCGCGGCCGCCCTGGCCGCGGCCGGCTACCACGTCGACCTGGTGCCGTCCGAGGACAACTCGGCGCGCGGGCTGCTCGCGGAGTGGGAGGCCGCCACGCAGGGAGCCTTCCCGCTGCGCGTCCTCACGCTCCGGTCCGAGATCGCCAAGCCGCTGCTCACCGAAGGCCTCCGCCGGATCGGCCACGACGTGGAGTCGGTCGTCGCGTACCGCACGGTCGGCGTCCCGGTGCCGGAGAACGTGGTCACGGAGGTCCGCGACGGACTGTTCCAGGCGATCCTCGTGACCAGCGGCTCGGTGGCCGAGCAGGTGCAGCAGCAGCTGGGCCCGGTGCCGGAGTCGACGCTGATCGCCGCGATCGGCCCGCAGACGGCCCGCGACGCCCGCGCCTTCGGTCTGCGGGTCGACGTCATCGCGGCCGAGCGCACCGCCGCATCCCTCATCGACGCCGTCGTGCAGGTCGCGCTCTCCCGGGCGGTCGACACCTCCGACGACGAGTACTGA